A genomic segment from Salvia splendens isolate huo1 chromosome 13, SspV2, whole genome shotgun sequence encodes:
- the LOC121761751 gene encoding receptor like protein 22-like isoform X6: protein MWLYVLASLCILHLVNISKLNTSLQLAFSSLHLQNMERVNSPFFLLSLLLLFSSLSCATTHQISSDESALVALKSFITSDPNNILKNNWTSGTSVCTWFGVTCDSPHSRVTQLRLSYMGLGGSIPPEIGNLSFLVSLDLGSNYLHGPLPKHICNLPRLKDLWLYNNTLEGEIPMSLGECSQLESLDLGLNNFGGYVPSQIGNITHLKELWLSGNNLRGPIASTIGNLSNLEQLVLSSNKLNGTIPKEICGIDKLEVMDLGSNKLSGSIPKEVGNMKSLTHLFLKNNSFSGPIPSIIGSLSNLMGLALSSNKLSGPIPSTIGNLSNLNNLDLSSNKLNGPIPSTIGNLSNLLGLYLSSNNLNGELSSSICNLSTLRYFLLSNNTLEGRLPQCFGNFIGSVEIFHLNMNHLSGLIPSNFTEGCNVISINLGNNKFQGQLPESLINCQRLTGLDVGNNRMQGEFPFWMGGLPNFKVLVLRSNKFGGNISLPSPTKLPFPELQVLDISQNAFVGSLPDRYFNNFRAMIEEKQRNDTILNFDDMGYRQFVNIIVTLKGQDQLLNRLLEAFTTVDLSSNSFSGTIPPSIGNLKILKYMNLSHNSLTGHIPSSLGNMTELESLDLSTNKLDGEIPSELTRLTFLAKFNLSWNNLVGKIPRSNQFSTFENDSYIGNLGLCGVPLTRKCQDENEKSMQPGEEEDDDEDEFIDGFGWRSVVMGYGSGFIVGIGIGYMIIRSGRPRWLVEFFFGVGYQYKTKKRRYRAAPTRKGT from the exons ATGTGGTTATATGTTTTAGCTTCATTATGTATTCTACACCTTGTGAATATCTCCAAATTGAACACATCACTTCAATTAGCATTTAGCAGTCTGCATTTGCAAAATATGGAGAGAGTTAATTCCCCATTTTTCCTACTTTCCCTACTCTTATTGTTTTCTTCTCTTAGTTGTGCTACTACTCATCAAATCAGTAGTGATGAGTCTGCACTTGTTGCATTGAAATCCTTCATCACTTCAGATCCTaacaatattttgaaaaataattggACGAGTGGAACCTCTGTGTGTACGTGGTTCGGAGTTACTTGTGATTCACCTCATAGTAGGGTGACTCAATTGCGACTCTCGTATATGGGACTCGGAGGTAGCATCCCACCAGAAATCGGAaatctttcttttcttgtttcTCTAGATTTGGGCTCCAACTATTTACATGGTCCCCTACCAAAGCACATTTGCAACCTTCCAAGACTTAAAGATCTTTGGTTATACAATAATACATTGGAGGGAGAGATACCAATGAGTTTGGGTGAATGTTCACAACTTGAGAGTCTTGACTTGGGATTGAACAACTTTGGTGGATATGTGCCTTCACAAATTGGGAACATCACACACCTTAAGGAATTATGGCTTTCTGGCAACAATCTAAGAG GCCCAATAGCATCCACCATTGGGAATCTATCAAATTTGGAGCAATTGGTTCTCTCTTCCAACAAACTAAATG GTACAATTCCCAAAGAGATTTGTGGTATTGATAAATTGGAGGTGATGGATTTGGGCTCTAACAAACTTAGTGGATCAATCCCAAAAGAAGTTGGCAACATGAAAAGCCTTACTCACTTATTTTTGAAGAATAATTCTTTCAGTG GTCCAATACCATCCATCATTGGAAGTCTATCAAATCTAATGGGCTTAGCTCTTTCTTCCAACAAATTAAGTG GTCCAATACCATCCACCATTGGAAATCTATCAAATTTGAACAACTTGGATCTCTCTTCGAACAAATTAAATG GTCCAATTCCATCCACAATCGGAAATCTTTCAAATCTGCTGGGCTTGTATCTATCTTCCAACAATTTAAATGGTGAGCTCTCATCCTCCATCTGCAACTTGTCAACCCTTCGTTATTTTCTTCTCTCAAACAATACTTTAGAAGGAAGACTGCCACAGTGCTTCGGAAACTTCATCGGATCTGTGGAAATCTTTCACCTAAATATGAATCACCTCAGTGGCCTCATTCCATCTAACTTTACCGAGGGTTGTAATGTTATATCCATCAATTTGGGTAATAACAAATTCCAAGGACAATTACCTGAATCATTAATCAATTGCCAACGCCTAACGGGTCTCGACGTCGGAAATAATAGAATGCAAGGTGAATTTCCCTTTTGGATGGGAGGCCTTCCCAACTTTAAAGTGCTAGTGTTGAGGTCTAACAAGTTTGGTGGCAACATATCACTTCCTTCACCAACCAAACTCCCGTTTCCTGAGTTACAAGTTCTAGATATCTCTCAGAATGCATTTGTTGGCTCTCTACCCGATAGATATTTCAACAATTTCAGAGCAATGATAGAGGAAAAGCAAAGAAATGACACAATTCTTAACTTCGACGACATGGGATATCGACAGTTTGTGAATATAATAGTCACCTTGAAAGGCCAAGATCAGTTATTGAATAGACTGTTGGAAGCCTTCACCACGGTTGATTTATCCTCCAATAGTTTCTCCGGGACTATTCCACCTTCCATAGGAAATCTTAAAATTCTCAAATATATGAACTTGTCCCATAATAGCCTCACGGGGCATATACCTTCATCTCTTGGAAACATGACTGAACTCGAATCGTTAGACttgtcaacaaacaaattggaCGGAGAAATTCCAAGTGAATTGACTAGGTTGACATTTCTTGCGAAATTTAACCTCTCATGGAACAATCTTGTGGGGAAAATACCACGATCTAATCAATTCTCCACATTTGAGAATGATTCATACATTGGAAACTTGGGATTGTGTGGAGTTCCATTGACGAGAAAATGCCAAGACGAGAATGAGAAATCGATGCAAcctggagaagaagaagatgatgatgaagatgaattCATAGATGGATTTGGTTGGAGAAGTGTGGTGATGGGATATGGAAGTGGATTCATAGTTGGGATCGGAATTGGTTACATGATAATAAGAAGTGGAAGGCCAAGATGGTTGGTGGAATTCTTTTTCGGGGTTGGATATCAATATAAGACTAAGAAGAGACGCTATAGAGCTGCACCAACACGCAAGGGAACTTGA